AAGAATTGGACAGAGAATATGTAGATTGTTTTGGAGGGCCTGATAAAGCCTTAGATAGCTTTTCTAACATTCAGAAGGCAATTAATTTTGCCATGACTTCTTTTCTTACTACGGGGGGAATTAGAGGTGGATCTGAGAAGATAACTAAATTCCAGCCTCGAAGCTTTAATATGGGGATTTCTAAAAAAGCTTTTGAAGCATCAAAAGGTTTTGGGAACATTCATCCAGGAGAAGATCCAGACTTATCGATTCGTTTATGGAACTTAGGGTTTGAAACTAGACTGTTTTCAGAGGCTTATGTATATCATAAAAGAAGAATTGATTGGGAAAAATTCTCCATTCAAGTAAAGAAATTTGGTATAGCAAGACCTATATTAAATAGTTGGTATCCAGAGCATAATAAACTGACTTTCTTCTTTCCAACAATGTTTATACTTGGTTTATTATTAGCTTTTTTATTGTTAATTTTCAATATAGATATTTTATTACAATTATATTTCGTATATTTCGTTATAGTTTTTCTTACATCAAGCGTTCAAAACAAAAGTATCAAGATTGGATATCTTTCAGTAATAGCGGTCTGGAAACAGTTCTATGGTTATGGAACTGGTTTTTTAGAATCTTATGTAAAAATAATTTTATTGAAAAAGAAACCTCAGGAAGCTTTTCCACGTATGTTTTTTAAATTGTAAGAATGACAAAAGTTATTGGCCTTACGGGAGGAATTGGCAGTGGAAAAACAACCATTGCAAACTATTTTGAAGAAATGGGGGTTCCTGTTTATATAGCAGATAATGGAGCCAAAAATGTTATGAAGTCCGAAGAGATTATTGAAGAGGTAAAAAATGCATTTGGCCAAGATATTTTTGATGGAGAAGTTTTAAATAGAGCAAAGCTAGCTCAGATAGTTTTTAATGATAAAGTACAATTAGCAAAATTAAATTCAATAGT
This portion of the Flavobacterium panacagri genome encodes:
- a CDS encoding glycosyltransferase, yielding MIFSLIIPVYNRPDEVDELLESLSKSDYNEAFEIVLVEDGSSIPCRDVVMNYQGKLNISYYFKENSGPGDSRNFGMQRARGDYFIIFDSDCIIPSNYLTEVRKELDREYVDCFGGPDKALDSFSNIQKAINFAMTSFLTTGGIRGGSEKITKFQPRSFNMGISKKAFEASKGFGNIHPGEDPDLSIRLWNLGFETRLFSEAYVYHKRRIDWEKFSIQVKKFGIARPILNSWYPEHNKLTFFFPTMFILGLLLAFLLLIFNIDILLQLYFVYFVIVFLTSSVQNKSIKIGYLSVIAVWKQFYGYGTGFLESYVKIILLKKKPQEAFPRMFFKL